From the Prunus dulcis chromosome 4, ALMONDv2, whole genome shotgun sequence genome, one window contains:
- the LOC117624637 gene encoding probable LRR receptor-like serine/threonine-protein kinase At1g53430 isoform X2, with protein sequence MLRELVLEDNQFDGPLPQSLGKLTDLERLLLSANNFTGTIPESLGNLKKLDDFRIDGSRLSGKIPSFIGNWTNLERLDMQGTSMEGPIPSTISLLKNLTQLRISDLNGSSMPFPNLTDTKNLETVTLRNCSISGLIPDYIGDLTKLTTLDLSFNKLTGEIPENIQGVDSLDYMFLTSNLLTGQVPSWIINNKNNLDLSYNNFTGSPSVSCPQLTVNLVSSYSSPQQSWCLEKDLPCPSKPRYHSLFINCGGERMEFEGNEYEQDLTRVGISHFVSSSDKWGYSSTGVYMGKSRADYIAGNTLSLNMNGPEFYQTARLAPLSLKYYGFCMIKGSYKVKLHFSEIMYSDSETFSSLGKRIFDVSIQGNLVLKDFNIMEEAGGVGKGIVREYDVLVNGSTLEIHLYWAGKGTTAIPDRGVYGPLISAITVTPNFKVDTGGLSAGAISGIVVASCVSLVLVLVVLRLSGFLGGKDEDKELRRGLELQTGYFTLRQIKAATGNFDPSNKIGEGGFGPVYKGVLADGAVIAVKQLSSKSKQGNREFVNEIGMISALQHPNLVKLFGCCIEGNQLLLIYEYMENNSLARALFGRDEQRLNLDWKTRKKICLGIARGLAYLHEESRLKIVHRDIKATNVLLDKDLNAKISDFGLAKLDEEENTHISTRVAGTIGYMAPEYAMRGYLTDKADVYSFGIVALEIVSGKSNTNYRPKEEFVYLLDGAYVLQEQGNMLELVDPSLGSNYSKEEAMTMLNLALLCCNPSPTLRPPMSSVVSMLEGKSPVQAPTIKRGSAEQDAKFKAFERLSQDSQTHVSTFSQDSHVRGASMEGPWVDSSVSLASKDETMEHSSSTKLLKDMYDVNLQ encoded by the exons CCTTCTTTCTGCGAACAACTTTACAGGGACAATACCAGAATCATTGGGAAATCTAAAGAAATTAGATGATTT TAGGATAGATGGGAGCCGATTATCAGGGAAGATACCTAGTTTTATTGGCAACTGGACGAATCTTGAAAGACT TGATATGCAAGGCACATCCATGGAAGGCCCCATTCCTTCCACCATCTCTTTGTTGAAAAACTTAACTCAATT GAGGATTTCTGATTTGAATGGATCAAGTATGCCTTTTCCTAATTTGACAGATACGAAGAATTTGGAGACTGT GACTCTGAGAAATTGCTCAATTAGTGGTCTAATCCCAGATTACATTGGCGATCTGACAAAATTGACAACATT AGACCTGAGCTTTAACAAGTTGACTGGCGAAATTCCAGAGAACATTCAGGGTGTTGATAGTCTAGATTACAT GTTTTTGACCAGCAACTTACTGACCGGACAAGTGCCAAGTTGGATaattaacaacaaaaataacct GGATTTGTCTTACAACAATTTTACGGGATCACCTTCTGTTAGTTGCCCACAGTTAACTGT GAATTTAGTTTCTAGTTATTCGTCTCCACAACAATC ATGGTGCTTAGAGAAGGACCTCCCTTGCCCCTCAAAACCCCGAT ACCATTCCTTGTTTATCAATTGTGGAGGGGAAAGGATGGAGTTTGAGGGCAATGAATATGAGCAGGACTTAACCCGTGTGGGGATATCACACTTCGTTTCATCATCTGATAAGTGGGGTTATAGCAGTACGGGGGTTTACATGGGCAAGTCTCGTGCAGATTACATAGCAGGAAACACATTGTCTCTGAATATGAATGGTCCAGAGTTTTATCAAACAGCCCGCCTTGCCCCTCTCTCACTCAAGTACTATGGCTTTTGCATGATAAAGGGCAGTTACAAAGTAAAGCTCCACTTTTCTGAAATAATGTATTCTGATAGCGAGACATTCAGCAGCCTTGGGAAGCGCATATTTGATGTCTCAATTCAA GGGAATTTGGTTTTGAAGGATTTCAATATTATGGAGGAAGCAGGAGGCGTTGGAAAGGGCATTGTCAGAGAATATGATGTTCTTGTTAACGGTAGCACTCTAGAGATCCACTTATACTGGGCAGGAAAAGGAACTACTGCCATTCCTGACAGAGGTGTCTATGGACCTCTCATATCTGCAATTACTGTGACACCAA attttaagGTTGATACTGGGGGGCTATCTGCTGGTGCTATTTCCGGCATTGTAGTAGCGTCATGTGTGTCCCTTGTATTGGTTTTGGTAGTCCTCCGACTGAGTGGTTTCTTAGGGGGAAAAGATGAGGATAAAG AGCTGCGTCGTGGGCTAGAACTACAAACAGGTTATTTCACTTTACGACAAATTAAAGCTGCCACTGGTAACTTTGATCCTTCAAATAAGATAGGTGAAGGAGGTTTTGGGCCTGTTTACAAG GGTGTTCTGGCAGATGGTGCTGTCATTGCTGTTAAGCAGCTCTCCTCCAAATCAAAGCAAGGGAACCGTGAGTTTGTTAATGAGATAGGCATGATATCTGCTTTGCAGCACCCAAACCTCGTGAAGCTTTTTGGTTGCTGTATTGAAGGAAACCAGTTGTTGCTTATATATGAGTACATGGAAAACAATAGTCTTGCCCGTGCTCTTTTTG GTCGTGACGAACAACGGCTAAATTTGGACTGGAAAACTAGAAAGAAGATATGCTTGGGGATTGCAAGGGGATTAGCTTATCTTCATGAAGAATCAAGGTTGAAAATTGTTCATAGGGATATAAAGGCAACCAATGTGCTGCTTGATAAGGATCTAAATGCAAAGATATCTGACTTCGGTTTAGCTAAGCTAGATGAAGAAGAGAACACGCATATCAGCACACGAGTAGCTGGAACAAT AGGCTATATGGCTCCTGAATACGCAATGAGAGGTTACTTGACAGACAAAGCAGATGTTTACAGCTTTGGTATTGTTGCCTTAGAAATTGTCAGTGGAAAGAGCAACACAAATTACAGGCCAAAGGAGGAGTTCGTGTATCTTCTTGATGGG GCCTATGTCCTACAAGAGCAAGGAAACATGCTAGAACTCGTGGATCCAAGTCTTGGTTCAAACTACTCTAAAGAGGAGGCCATGACAATGCTTAACTTGGCGCTCTTATGCTGCAACCCATCTCCCACTCTCAGACCACCCATGTCTTCTGTAGTAAGTATGCTCGAAGGCAAAAGTCCAGTTCAAGCACCAACAATCAAGCGCGGTTCAGCCGAACAGGATGCAAAGTTCAAAGCCTTTGAGAGGCTATCACAAGACAGCCAAACACACGTTTCCACA